The Acinetobacter sp. GSS19 genome includes a region encoding these proteins:
- the blhA gene encoding cell division protein BlhA: MALNVGQDFKKRWLQAPEAVRQAFLDDLARICDLLQSSGDIQQWLTADQLAQKASEQKIAIAYANLKAELLEQARIRRQLALEKSLEDKRAAQAAYAAALQQHEIEHFTEQTLLLSQLRAQLDQEIQDYTQRYQQNPAQPSIDYSHPRRLAISDEQILSELESVRLRLELEAETLIEEAVSAFRNKLQAAAQEEISYILQNSDFSDQTIKN; the protein is encoded by the coding sequence GTGGCACTTAATGTAGGTCAAGATTTTAAAAAGCGCTGGCTTCAGGCTCCTGAAGCTGTACGTCAAGCTTTTCTTGATGACCTCGCCCGCATCTGTGATCTGCTGCAATCCAGTGGTGACATCCAACAATGGCTCACTGCTGATCAGCTGGCCCAAAAAGCCTCTGAACAGAAAATTGCCATTGCCTATGCCAACTTAAAAGCAGAACTGCTCGAACAGGCTCGGATTCGTCGCCAACTGGCTTTAGAAAAAAGCCTTGAGGACAAACGTGCCGCCCAGGCTGCATACGCTGCGGCTTTGCAACAACATGAAATTGAGCATTTCACTGAACAAACCCTGCTCCTGTCACAATTACGTGCACAGCTCGATCAGGAAATCCAAGACTACACGCAACGCTACCAGCAGAATCCGGCACAGCCGTCGATTGATTACAGCCATCCACGACGTCTCGCGATTTCAGACGAACAGATCCTGTCAGAACTGGAAAGCGTTCGCCTGCGCCTGGAACTCGAAGCTGAAACCCTGATTGAAGAAGCAGTAAGCGCTTTTAGAAACAAGCTGCAGGCAGCCGCACAGGAAGAGATTAGCTACATACTGCAGAATTCAGATTTTTCTGACCAGACGATCAAAAATTAA
- the lptF gene encoding LPS export ABC transporter permease LptF: MIIRRYLVKQVVSTSLVVIALLTLIMMGGRLIKYFGIAAQGRLDASILFSIIGYRMPEFLTLILPLGFFIGLMLVFGRLYVDHEMAVLNSSGVSRHQLGRLLIPLTLVYLLAQSGLMLWMSPWGLRQFEELTTNQAVRTGFDLVRPKEFISSGPYTIYAGDLSDDRKNLKDIFFYQRAERPGKPDVMILAREATRVEVANDTANVVDLVEGRRYEIYPGKPQYSQAEFASYRLRLENDKAAQFESAEVEALPTAKLWKNRHDPVVVSELGWRFFVPFALIVALMLAVALSEVNPRQGRYFRLFPAILIFASLIVALMAIKTRISKDELGVWAYPAVLIAYAIAAALFSRKQKLGPKIQKHIERVRS; encoded by the coding sequence TTGATTATTCGGCGTTATCTCGTCAAGCAAGTTGTATCCACTTCTCTGGTGGTGATTGCCTTATTGACCTTGATCATGATGGGTGGCCGATTGATCAAGTATTTTGGTATCGCTGCGCAAGGTCGTTTGGATGCCAGTATCCTGTTCAGCATTATTGGCTACCGGATGCCTGAATTCCTGACCCTGATCTTGCCGTTAGGATTTTTTATCGGTTTGATGCTGGTGTTTGGCCGTTTGTATGTCGATCATGAAATGGCAGTACTGAACAGCAGTGGCGTGAGCCGGCATCAACTGGGCCGTTTACTTATTCCGCTGACCTTGGTCTATTTATTGGCACAGAGCGGGTTAATGCTGTGGATGTCACCTTGGGGTTTGCGCCAGTTCGAAGAGCTGACCACCAATCAGGCGGTGCGGACCGGTTTTGATCTGGTGCGACCAAAAGAATTTATTTCTTCAGGGCCATATACCATTTATGCTGGTGATCTTTCCGATGACCGCAAAAATCTGAAAGATATCTTTTTCTATCAGCGTGCGGAAAGACCCGGTAAGCCGGATGTGATGATTCTGGCACGTGAAGCGACCCGGGTTGAAGTGGCGAATGATACGGCCAATGTGGTTGATCTGGTGGAAGGCCGCCGTTATGAAATTTATCCGGGCAAGCCACAGTATTCACAAGCTGAATTCGCAAGCTATCGGTTGCGTCTGGAAAATGACAAGGCTGCCCAGTTTGAAAGCGCTGAAGTAGAAGCCTTACCTACCGCGAAACTCTGGAAAAATCGCCATGATCCCGTGGTGGTCAGTGAGTTGGGCTGGCGTTTCTTTGTGCCGTTTGCCCTGATCGTGGCTTTGATGCTAGCCGTGGCCTTGTCCGAAGTAAATCCACGTCAGGGACGCTATTTTCGCCTGTTTCCGGCCATTCTGATTTTTGCCAGTTTAATTGTGGCCTTGATGGCAATTAAAACCCGCATCAGTAAAGACGAGCTTGGTGTATGGGCTTATCCAGCAGTCTTGATCGCCTATGCGATCGCTGCAGCGCTGTTCTCGCGTAAGCAGAAATTGGGCCCTAAAATCCAGAAACACATTGAACGCGTGAGGTCTTAA
- a CDS encoding leucyl aminopeptidase, protein MKLTLQTSLAATSSTPYLLILVDAEHLENAAAAYQVNELENLIAATQFKASLNENLPLIGKITAAPNAALIGLDKTAELKPAKLAKLAQTIVQGVQKKFKQISLDISALPQELHYLFALNLTQAAYGFDEFKSKKNEFLLEQINLIASQTPLTEAQLTLVDAIQSGQSMARDLGNRPGNICFPEYLAEQAQALAAEFPDLLKVNVLDEQQMTELGMHAFLAVSKGSERPGRIITLDYQAQLDQAPVVLVGKGITFDTGGISLKPGLGMDEMKFDMCGAASVLGTMRALCEARLPIHVVGTIAAAENMPSGHATRPGDIVTSMSGQTIEILNTDAEGRLVLCDTLTYIKRFDPAVVIDIATLTGACVVALGKVLSGLFSPDDELANEISAAGEQSFDRVWRMPVIDDYQELLDSPFADIANIGGPTAGSVTAACFLQRFTRDYRWAHLDVAGTAWLSGTSKGATGRPVPLLMQFLANRAVANG, encoded by the coding sequence ATGAAACTTACCCTTCAAACTTCACTCGCTGCGACTAGCTCAACCCCGTATCTGTTGATTTTGGTTGATGCAGAGCATTTGGAAAACGCAGCGGCAGCCTATCAAGTCAATGAATTAGAAAACTTAATTGCCGCGACCCAGTTTAAAGCGAGCCTCAATGAAAATTTACCGCTGATTGGGAAAATCACAGCCGCACCCAATGCAGCCTTGATCGGCCTCGATAAAACTGCGGAGCTTAAGCCCGCGAAACTGGCCAAGCTGGCACAAACGATTGTGCAAGGCGTACAAAAGAAATTTAAACAAATTAGTCTGGATATTTCCGCTTTGCCACAGGAACTGCATTACCTGTTCGCATTGAATCTGACCCAAGCTGCCTACGGTTTTGATGAATTCAAAAGCAAAAAAAATGAATTTTTGCTCGAACAGATCAATTTAATTGCCAGCCAGACGCCATTAACTGAAGCACAACTCACCCTAGTGGATGCTATCCAATCTGGTCAGAGTATGGCGCGTGACCTCGGTAACCGTCCGGGCAATATCTGTTTCCCGGAATATCTGGCAGAGCAGGCACAGGCTTTGGCCGCAGAATTTCCAGACTTACTCAAGGTCAATGTGCTAGATGAGCAGCAAATGACAGAATTGGGTATGCATGCCTTTTTAGCGGTCAGCAAAGGTTCCGAGCGTCCAGGTCGCATCATCACCCTCGACTATCAAGCACAACTCGACCAAGCACCTGTCGTCTTGGTGGGTAAAGGCATTACCTTTGACACTGGTGGCATTTCACTGAAACCAGGCCTGGGCATGGATGAAATGAAATTCGACATGTGCGGTGCAGCCTCCGTCTTGGGTACCATGCGTGCACTTTGTGAAGCACGTCTGCCGATCCATGTGGTCGGTACGATTGCAGCGGCAGAAAACATGCCATCCGGTCATGCCACCCGTCCAGGCGACATCGTGACCAGCATGAGTGGCCAAACCATTGAAATTCTCAATACCGATGCTGAAGGCCGCCTGGTACTGTGTGACACCCTGACCTACATCAAACGCTTTGATCCAGCAGTGGTCATTGATATTGCGACGCTCACCGGCGCCTGTGTGGTCGCACTCGGTAAAGTACTCAGTGGACTGTTCTCACCCGATGATGAACTGGCCAATGAAATTAGCGCAGCCGGTGAACAGAGTTTCGACCGCGTCTGGCGTATGCCGGTGATTGATGATTATCAGGAATTATTAGACTCTCCATTCGCCGACATTGCCAATATTGGGGGTCCAACCGCAGGCTCTGTAACAGCGGCTTGTTTCTTGCAGCGTTTTACCCGTGACTATCGCTGGGCGCATCTGGATGTTGCAGGCACAGCATGGCTGTCAGGCACCAGCAAAGGCGCAACGGGTCGACCAGTACCTTTGTTGATGCAATTCCTGGCCAACCGCGCGGTTGCCAATGGCTAA
- the lptG gene encoding LPS export ABC transporter permease LptG, translating into MFARRIVAKHVTKTTALAMLGATAVLSMLQVLFTYLGELSDLNEHYNAWQALQYVLWGAPRYLYEILPISALMGAVLGLGTMASNSELIVMRSVGISLWRIVGWVIRSAMLLVVLSFALSEWVIPYTNEQAKSVKTHQSVAALGEVKGYWTREGQRFIYIDYANSQGNLRNIQVVDFDQNYRLQSVLNAEQGQFVSDGRWNLSTAQQVDVLANGNAVHQRADQQALGLALQPKYVHMVTIDPEDLSPSQLISFMRYMHEYSQVPKTYQLAFWQKVGAPFALIALVLIACSFIFGPLRQQSMGFRLVIALFIGLGFFYLQDFLGYASLVYSPSPAWFVFIPIVLMFIAGGYLLQRVR; encoded by the coding sequence ATGTTTGCACGTCGAATAGTCGCTAAACATGTGACCAAAACTACCGCACTCGCAATGCTGGGGGCGACAGCCGTCTTATCTATGCTGCAGGTCCTGTTTACCTATCTGGGGGAATTGAGTGACCTAAACGAGCACTATAATGCCTGGCAAGCATTGCAATATGTGCTTTGGGGGGCACCGCGTTATCTGTATGAGATTTTGCCGATCTCGGCTTTGATGGGGGCGGTGCTAGGTCTTGGCACTATGGCATCCAACAGTGAGCTGATCGTGATGCGTTCAGTCGGGATTAGCCTGTGGCGCATTGTTGGCTGGGTGATCCGCTCTGCGATGTTGTTGGTGGTGCTGTCTTTTGCCTTAAGCGAATGGGTGATTCCATATACCAATGAGCAGGCGAAAAGCGTGAAAACTCATCAAAGCGTCGCCGCTTTAGGTGAAGTGAAAGGCTATTGGACACGTGAAGGCCAGCGTTTTATTTACATTGATTACGCCAATTCACAAGGGAATCTGCGAAATATTCAGGTCGTCGATTTTGACCAGAATTATCGGTTGCAATCGGTGCTGAATGCGGAGCAAGGGCAATTTGTCAGCGATGGGCGCTGGAATTTAAGTACCGCCCAGCAGGTGGATGTTTTAGCGAATGGTAATGCCGTCCATCAACGGGCAGATCAACAGGCCCTAGGACTCGCTTTACAACCGAAATATGTGCATATGGTGACGATTGATCCTGAAGACCTGTCACCCAGCCAGTTGATCAGTTTCATGCGCTATATGCATGAATACAGCCAGGTACCCAAAACTTATCAGTTGGCGTTCTGGCAAAAAGTTGGTGCGCCGTTTGCTCTGATTGCCTTGGTTCTGATTGCCTGTTCGTTTATTTTTGGGCCATTGCGTCAGCAGTCGATGGGTTTCCGTTTGGTCATCGCGCTGTTTATCGGGTTAGGTTTCTTTTATCTGCAGGATTTCTTGGGTTATGCCAGCTTGGTGTACTCGCCATCGCCCGCGTGGTTCGTCTTTATCCCGATTGTCCTGATGTTTATTGCCGGTGGTTATTTACTACAGCGCGTCCGCTAA
- a CDS encoding DNA polymerase III subunit chi encodes MAKVSFYLFEKSPERQVESACRLCRKLLPKQGKIWLYCPDPDLQQQLDERLWSFDPSSFIPHGIEQTDAPVCISAQLPDSAAWLVFNFNNQALEQTDKFGHIIEIIENDETAKQIGREKFKQYRRLGIQPRTFKL; translated from the coding sequence ATGGCTAAGGTTAGCTTTTATCTGTTTGAAAAAAGCCCGGAACGGCAAGTCGAAAGTGCTTGCCGTTTATGCCGCAAGCTGCTGCCCAAGCAGGGCAAAATCTGGCTGTACTGTCCAGATCCCGACTTACAGCAGCAACTGGATGAGCGCCTGTGGAGCTTTGATCCCAGCAGTTTTATCCCGCATGGTATCGAGCAGACCGATGCACCCGTCTGTATTTCAGCACAGCTTCCTGACAGTGCAGCGTGGCTGGTGTTTAATTTTAACAATCAGGCGCTTGAACAAACGGACAAATTTGGTCACATTATTGAAATTATCGAAAATGATGAAACGGCCAAACAGATTGGCCGAGAAAAATTCAAACAATATCGGCGCTTGGGTATTCAACCGCGCACCTTTAAACTATAA
- a CDS encoding DNA adenine methylase — protein sequence MNPESSVYHKRRHAARTTDEYLFHQLVPYLGNKRRLLHLILEALEITGTLNPKAKRAPIFADFFAGSGVVSRLARQNGYRVIANDWEPYSHALNSAILSCVEAPAFKELGGYQKAIDYLNRLPEVKGWVTHNLCPRNDEIYDPTRDRLFFKRRNGMRIDAIRQQIATWQAQGAIDDVEMSALLAPLLYSASFVSNTSGVFKSFHHGWGGKTQTALERIESLLWLTPSRFCEIGDPKRPAAEMWCVDAQHLANQMSGFEVDVAYLDPPYNQHAYSSNYHVLNALTLWDQVDLPSPDTKGYKSGIDRAWRKERPSPYNSSKYAKEAYEKLLSTINARYILTSYSTDGNISPQDLLKANLARGKVTLLTQDVPRYRVSKQRQSERARVLEFIVITDTHAKAGPPLRQLLGQLYHFAELGGVDTSGVSTQLALW from the coding sequence ATGAATCCAGAGTCTTCGGTTTATCACAAACGTCGCCATGCAGCGCGCACCACGGATGAATACCTTTTTCACCAGCTGGTGCCTTATCTGGGCAACAAGCGCCGATTGCTGCATCTGATTCTGGAAGCTCTGGAAATTACTGGAACGCTTAATCCCAAAGCTAAGCGTGCGCCGATTTTTGCGGATTTTTTTGCTGGGAGTGGTGTGGTTTCACGTCTGGCCCGGCAAAATGGCTACCGGGTGATTGCCAATGACTGGGAACCGTATAGCCACGCGTTAAATAGTGCGATTTTATCCTGTGTAGAGGCACCTGCATTCAAGGAACTTGGCGGTTATCAGAAAGCCATTGATTACCTGAACCGTTTGCCCGAAGTCAAAGGCTGGGTGACGCATAATTTGTGTCCGCGTAATGATGAGATCTATGACCCGACACGTGACCGGTTGTTCTTCAAACGCCGTAATGGCATGCGCATTGATGCCATCCGCCAGCAGATTGCCACTTGGCAGGCACAAGGGGCGATCGATGATGTCGAAATGAGTGCCTTACTGGCACCGTTGTTGTATTCCGCCAGTTTTGTCAGTAATACCAGTGGGGTATTTAAAAGCTTCCACCATGGCTGGGGTGGAAAAACCCAGACTGCGCTGGAGCGGATTGAGTCCTTGTTGTGGCTGACCCCAAGCCGTTTTTGTGAAATCGGCGACCCGAAACGTCCGGCAGCGGAGATGTGGTGTGTGGATGCCCAGCATCTCGCGAACCAGATGAGTGGTTTCGAGGTCGATGTCGCCTATCTCGATCCACCATATAACCAGCATGCCTACAGCAGTAACTATCATGTACTGAACGCATTAACCTTGTGGGATCAGGTGGACTTACCGAGTCCGGATACCAAAGGTTATAAAAGCGGGATTGACCGGGCGTGGCGTAAAGAACGACCAAGTCCTTATAATTCCTCAAAATATGCTAAAGAAGCATATGAGAAATTACTGTCTACCATTAATGCTCGTTACATCCTGACCAGTTATTCCACTGATGGCAATATTTCCCCACAGGACTTGCTAAAAGCCAATCTGGCACGCGGTAAAGTCACCTTGTTAACGCAGGATGTACCACGTTATCGGGTGAGTAAACAGCGTCAGTCAGAGCGGGCACGCGTACTTGAATTTATTGTGATTACCGATACCCATGCCAAGGCAGGGCCACCGTTACGTCAATTATTAGGACAACTTTATCATTTTGCCGAACTCGGTGGTGTCGATACCTCAGGTGTGAGCACCCAATTGGCCTTATGGTAA
- a CDS encoding riboflavin synthase, with translation MFTGIIESLGKVQSLQSVGGDIRLRIQTDLDLSDVHLGDSIATNGICLTVIEWGDNWYAADVSRESLNRTTLGHWKVGQPVNVEKAMLPTTRFGGHIVSGHVDAVGEITLVREDARSLYFEVTAPAEIAKYLAEKGSVTVDGISLTINHLRGNILSLNLIPHTAERTNIGTWKVGSKVNLEVDVLARYIERLLLGDKAADTHTESKISMAFLAENGFLK, from the coding sequence ATGTTTACAGGGATTATTGAAAGCCTCGGCAAAGTGCAAAGCCTGCAAAGTGTGGGGGGGGATATCCGTTTGCGCATCCAGACTGATCTAGATTTGTCGGATGTGCATTTGGGCGATTCGATTGCCACCAACGGCATTTGCCTGACCGTGATCGAATGGGGCGACAACTGGTATGCGGCTGATGTGTCACGTGAAAGTTTGAACCGCACGACGCTCGGACATTGGAAAGTGGGTCAGCCGGTCAATGTGGAAAAGGCCATGCTGCCAACTACACGTTTTGGTGGCCATATTGTCAGCGGTCATGTCGATGCAGTGGGTGAAATTACCTTGGTGCGTGAAGATGCACGATCCCTGTATTTTGAAGTGACCGCACCGGCTGAAATCGCCAAGTATCTGGCTGAAAAAGGCTCAGTGACTGTCGATGGCATTAGCCTGACGATTAACCATTTACGTGGCAATATTCTCAGTTTGAACCTGATCCCACATACGGCAGAACGTACCAATATTGGCACATGGAAAGTGGGCAGCAAAGTCAATCTGGAAGTGGATGTGCTGGCACGTTATATCGAACGTTTACTGTTGGGCGACAAAGCCGCCGATACGCATACCGAATCAAAAATCAGTATGGCTTTTCTCGCGGAAAATGGGTTCTTGAAATAA